From one Anabas testudineus chromosome 21, fAnaTes1.2, whole genome shotgun sequence genomic stretch:
- the LOC113172764 gene encoding uncharacterized protein LOC113172764, with the protein MAKDMLNAVKDRLWQWLSSDPGFILNHCERILFMNEYREIERQSSALEKMQLLLKIIIEKGDDSCQSFVDILRIHQAHYWQLQQFFKPNTQGSSSPTVVADGGSVVTAREMENIRAKSINMKIETVSGAGGSQCGNSTGQNPQADYIATGGSVICADKICNTSTDGDFNLSVTVKASTQVCPGLVDETLPSSQEPAVKMIRQHKEKLVDCLRSDCSFILQRAQVKELVTDRQYQNLKDISQSEQTVIDLIDRLMSNGQKSCTLFIEVLKEPEVLRTYPQLKDISWC; encoded by the exons ATG GCTAAGGACATGCTAAATGCAGTGAAGGACAGACTGTGGCAGTGGCTTTCAAGTGACCCTGGTTTTATCCTTAACCACTGTGAGCGGATTTTATTCATGAATGAGTACAGAGAGATCGAACGACAAAGCAGTGCTTTAGAAAAAATGCAGCTGcttttgaaaataataatagaaaaaggAGACGATAGCTGTCAGAgctttgttgacattttgaggATACATCAAGCACACTACTGGCAGCTACAGCAGTTTTTCAAGCCAAACACTCAAG GGTCATCCAGTCCAACAGTGGTTGCTGATGGTGGCAGTGTTGTTACTGccagagaaatggaaaatatcAGAGCAAAGTCCATCAACATGAAGATTGAAACAGTGAGTGGTGCAGGTGGTAGTCAGTGTG GAAATTCCACTGGACAGAATCCCCAAGCAGATTATATTGCAACAGGTGGAAGTGTGATATGTGCTGACAAAATATGTAATACCTCTACGGACGGAGATTTCAATCTGTCAGTGACTGTGAAAGCATCAACTCAGGTCTGTCCAG GTCTAGTAGATGAGACACTGCCGTCCtctcag GAACCTGCTGTGAAAATGATCAGGCAGCACAAAGAGAAGCTCGTCGACTGTCTGAGGTCGGATTGCTCTTTCATTTTGCAGCGTGCGCAAGTCAAAGAACTCGTCACAGACAGACAATATCAAAATCTGAAAGATATCTCACAGTCAGAACAAACTGTGATCGACCTGATTGATCGACTTATGAGCAATGGGCAAAAATCCTGCACTCTTTTCATTGAAGTTCTGAAAGAACCCGAAGTTCTCAGGACATATCCACAGCTCAAAGACATTAGTTGGTGCTAA